AATCGCCCAGGGCCCGGCTTTGCAGGCGGTGCATATCAACAAATACGTACTTCTTCGTCCGCATGTCGAAGCGTATCAGCCCGTAACCGCCGCGCATGCCCAGCAGCAGCGTCGAGTCGCTTTCGCGTATCAGGGCATAAAACTCATTGCAGTCGCGGCGCTCCAGCCGGAACCGGTAACGGCGCATCGCCGTCACGACGGGCCTGTCGCCCTTTCCGATTGTCAGTTCGACCAGCGCATCCGTATCGCAGGCGAGGTAGAGCGTCGAGTCGTTCACCTCGCACATCTGGTGGACGCCGCGTATCTCCGGCATTCCCGGCTGCAGGGGTAACGTCCGCATCCGGTCGTCCCTGTATGCATAATAGGTAAGGCCCGGGCCCGAGGTTCCAAGCCATATGACATTCCGGGCCGGGCTGCTGCAAAAACTGAAAACTTCGTTGCTCGTAAGTCCCTTGCCGCGGTCGAAACGGGTCAGGTGGTCGACGGGAATATTCCCGCCGGCATAGCTTTCATAATCGCGGATGCGGATTACGCCGTCGCCCTTGGTGCCTATCCACAGGTTTCCCCTGTCGTCGGTATGGATGGCCCGCACGGGTTTGAGCACCTTTTGCGGCATGTCCTCCATGAGCAGCGTCGTGAACAGCTCCTCCTTGTCGCAGTACATATGAACCCCGTAGCCGTCGGTTCCGACCCAGAGGATATCCTGGTTGCAGTCGGCCCACAGGCAGAAAACGCGGTAGTCCGAGGCGATCAGCTCGCAGCGGCCTCCTTTCTCGGGAACACGGCCCAGGGCCCCGGCCAGGAAGCCCACATAAACCTCGTCCCCGAACGAACAGACCGTCGACACGGTAAAGCCCGTTTCGCCCAGCTGCGAAAGGTCGGATAGCAGCACCAGCGATTCGTCCTTGTACGTATACCGCCACAGCCCGCCCGAGGTGTCGACGAAATGGAGCCTGCCGCCATTGAAGAACGCCTTGCGCACCGGACGCGCGGAGAGCTGGCGCCCGGATACCCGCACGAGACTTTTCCCTTCGCCGTCGTTGAGCCGGTAACGCACCAACTCTCCGTCCCGCCCCAAGGTGCAGAACACCCGGGGTGCCTCCGACCAGACGGCGACAATCTCCGCAGCGCGGACGCCCGGAATATACACGTCCTCGAAAAAGGCGCGCCCTGGGCGGTAGCAGGTGATAAAATCCTCACCCGAGAAAAGCACGGTGTTTCCCTCGCTGTCCGAAGCGATATTCTCCACGTCGACGTACTGCATATAGCTTTCGACGACGCGTCGCTCGCGCAGGGAAAATTTATTGATCCCCAGCGAAGTGGCTACCCATAGGTAGCCCTTTTCGGCCGGGGCTATCTCCAGCACGATATTGCTGCACAGCGAAAATTCGTTGTCCAGCTCCATGCGGAAAACAAAGGTGTTCTTGCCGTTGTAGAGGTGCAGTCCGTCGTAGGTTCCGATCCACATATTGGCATCCTCGTCCTGATACATCGCCAAAACGGCGTTGTTCGCCAGCTGCACGTCCGCCTTGACCAGCGACCGCGCCGAAAGGCCCGCCGCCAGCACCAAAGCGGGTAGCAACAGTAACAACCGGCGGCAGGCCGGCAACCATGACGAATGCGGGAATCGGAAAAGCATGCATTAAAGATAATAAGTTTTAAGGAAAACAGGAAACGGACTATATTAAAAATTAAAATGAACAAAAAAGTAAAATAATACAAGGTTTGACCATTGTCGTGTTTTGAGATTCATTGTGGTGATAATCTTTCAGTTTTATTCCTTCTTGAACTTCAGATATAATCTATGAATTTTAATTTACTTTGATCGGAATAAGCTGAAAATAAATCGTTGCCTTCTCGTTATCTATTATCCCTATACAAAGATGTAATGACCTGAATAATCAAGTCATTACATCATTATAATCCCATGCCTTTACGGCCGGGCTGTTTTTATCCGTTATCTGGAAAGTTCTTTTTCGATAGCCGCGGCCATGCGTTCCAGCTCCTCCTGTGCCGCACCCAGCGACCCGAGGACGATGCGGCCGTTGCGGTCGATTACGAAGGAGCGCGGGACGCCCTGCTCCGCATAAAGGCCGAATACCCGTTTGTCCGGATCCATTGCCGTCAGGTCGCGCAGATAAGCGTAATTATGCTGTTCGTCGCCTGCGAAAAACTTGTCGAGACTCTCTTTCGAATCGGTATAGGCGACCGGCAGGAATACGAATTCGCTGTCTGCGGCAAACCGTTCGAGAATGATTTTCGGCAGGGCTTCCGGCGCCAGTTCCCGCAGGCAGGGGCCGCACCAGGTAGCCCAGAAGTTCAGCAGCACGACTTTGCCACGCAGAGCTGTAAGCGTGAGATCCCCTCCGGCATATTTCGCAGCCCGGAAATCGGCCGCCAGGTCGCCCTCCTTGAGCAGGGTGTGCTGCTCATAGATTCCACGTACCAGCTGCATCGCTTTTTCATGCGGGGTCGCAGCGTTTTTTTCCTGTTGCCCGGTGGCCGGAGCCTGTTCCCCGCCTTCGGGTTTTAATTTTATACGCACTACGGGCAATCCGTTTTCCACCGAATTCGCCATGGATTCGATTGCGCCCGCGGGAAGTTTCAACAGCTCTTCACGGGTTGTTTCCCGTCCGTCGATGTAATATTTGCCGGTTTGCGCCTTGCCGGGGAGTACGGTTGTCAATGCGATCACGGCCGCCAGGAGCGGAAGGATTCGTTTCATGCGATTGGTTTTCTGCAAATATAACTAAAAAATCTTCACATAAAACTATTTTTTATAGTTTTATTCAGGATGACAAAAGAAAGTCCGTCCGAGACACTCGGACGGACTTTATACGGGTTCTGAATATCGTATGTATCAGAGTGCTTCGGCGACGACATAGGTGCTGCCGCCGATGAAGACCATATCGTCCGCAGCGGCAAGTTCCCGGGCATGTGCCACGGCGGCCGGCACTTCGGGGATGGTTTCCCCCCTGAGCCCGTAGATCGCAGCCTTGGCTGTCAGTTCGGCGGCGGGCAATGCCCTTTCGGTCTGTGCCTGCGTGAAGATGTAGTGCGCGTCGCGCGGCAGCAGGGGCAGGATGTGTGCCAGATCTTTGTCGCGGACGAACCCGATCACGCAGTAAAGCTCCTTGTGGGGCGTCGCTTTGAGCTGTTCGGCCACGTAGGCGATGCCGTGGGGATTGTGCCCCGTGTCGCAGACGACGAGCGGATTTTCACCCAGCTTCTGCCAGCGTCCCGCCAGCGAGGTGATGGCCGCCGCATCGCGCGTCCCTTCGAGGAAGGCACGGCGGGAGATCGTCAGCGGGGTTTCCTCGTGCAGGAAATCGACCGTCGCCGCGGCTGTCAGGATATTATGGCGTTGGTAATTGCCCGTAAGGTCGAGGTCTACCTCGAAATTGCGGTCGTCGCGCACGCGGTGCATGCAGAAGTGCTGCCGCCCTTCCCTGCAACCGCACTCTTGGCACGAGAATACCTTTTCGGCATAGATGACTTTCGATTTGTTGGCCGCAGCGACCTGCTCGAACACGTCGTTGTAGCGCAGGTCGCCCTCGCCGATCACGACCGGGATGCTCTTCTTGATGATCCCGGCTTTTTCGGCTGCGATCTTCTGGAGCGTGTCGCCCAGCAGCGCCGTATGCTCCAGCCCGATGTTGGTGATGACGCTTACGACCGGTACGATGATATTCGTGGCGTCCAGTCGCCCTCCGAGTCCCGTTTCGATCACCGCGACCTCGACGTCGCTCTGTGCGAAGTAGTCGAAAGCCAGTGCCGCGGTCATTTCGAAGAACGACAGTTCCAGCTCGACC
This Alistipes onderdonkii DNA region includes the following protein-coding sequences:
- a CDS encoding TlpA family protein disulfide reductase; the protein is MKRILPLLAAVIALTTVLPGKAQTGKYYIDGRETTREELLKLPAGAIESMANSVENGLPVVRIKLKPEGGEQAPATGQQEKNAATPHEKAMQLVRGIYEQHTLLKEGDLAADFRAAKYAGGDLTLTALRGKVVLLNFWATWCGPCLRELAPEALPKIILERFAADSEFVFLPVAYTDSKESLDKFFAGDEQHNYAYLRDLTAMDPDKRVFGLYAEQGVPRSFVIDRNGRIVLGSLGAAQEELERMAAAIEKELSR
- a CDS encoding bifunctional folylpolyglutamate synthase/dihydrofolate synthase; translation: MNYTQTLEFLFQSLPAFETKGATAYKPGLERITAFCRHIGNPQRNFFTIHVAGTNGKGSVSHIIASVLQQAGYRTGLFTSPHLQDFRERIRVDGEMIPKQKVVNFVDKHHDKMVELELSFFEMTAALAFDYFAQSDVEVAVIETGLGGRLDATNIIVPVVSVITNIGLEHTALLGDTLQKIAAEKAGIIKKSIPVVIGEGDLRYNDVFEQVAAANKSKVIYAEKVFSCQECGCREGRQHFCMHRVRDDRNFEVDLDLTGNYQRHNILTAAATVDFLHEETPLTISRRAFLEGTRDAAAITSLAGRWQKLGENPLVVCDTGHNPHGIAYVAEQLKATPHKELYCVIGFVRDKDLAHILPLLPRDAHYIFTQAQTERALPAAELTAKAAIYGLRGETIPEVPAAVAHARELAAADDMVFIGGSTYVVAEAL